The Candidatus Schekmanbacteria bacterium RIFCSPLOWO2_02_FULL_38_14 genome includes a region encoding these proteins:
- a CDS encoding 30S ribosomal protein S10, giving the protein MINQKIRIRLKAYDHRVLDKSTKEIVDTAVRTGAKIAGPIPLPTTINRYTVLRSPHVDKKSREQFEIRTHKRVVDILEPTPQTVDALMKLNLSAGVDVEIKL; this is encoded by the coding sequence ATGATAAACCAAAAAATCAGAATAAGGCTTAAAGCCTATGACCATAGGGTACTGGATAAATCTACAAAGGAGATTGTTGATACTGCTGTAAGAACAGGTGCAAAGATAGCAGGACCAATACCTTTACCAACTACAATAAACAGATATACTGTTCTGCGGTCGCCCCATGTTGACAAGAAATCAAGAGAGCAGTTTGAGATTAGAACTCATAAGAGGGTAGTTGATATTTTAGAGCCAACACCCCAAACAGTTGACGCTCTTATGAAGCTTAATCTGTCAGCAGGGGTTGATGTGGAAATTAAACTGTAA
- a CDS encoding 50S ribosomal protein L3, which produces MSQVFTKDGEAVPITAIELCPCRITQIKNAKTDGYNAIQIALGVVKKKPSNPIKGHFKKSGAVPARYLKEIRVADLTDAKLGDELKIDIFKEGEKVDVTGVSKGKGFAGVIKRYSFSGGPATHGSRFHRTLGSIGSRKPKRVFKGKKMPGRMGGENVTVQNLEVERIIPDKNLILIKGAVPGAKGGLIFIKKAVKV; this is translated from the coding sequence ATGTCTCAGGTTTTTACCAAGGACGGTGAAGCTGTTCCCATTACTGCTATTGAACTCTGTCCTTGCAGGATTACTCAGATAAAAAATGCAAAGACTGACGGGTACAATGCGATTCAGATTGCTCTGGGTGTGGTGAAGAAAAAGCCATCAAATCCCATCAAAGGGCACTTTAAAAAAAGCGGAGCAGTCCCAGCTAGATATTTGAAAGAGATACGGGTTGCTGATTTGACAGATGCGAAGCTGGGAGATGAGCTTAAAATCGATATATTTAAAGAAGGTGAAAAGGTTGATGTTACAGGGGTTTCAAAAGGGAAGGGTTTTGCAGGTGTAATTAAAAGATATAGTTTCAGCGGTGGTCCTGCTACCCACGGCTCAAGATTCCATCGCACTCTTGGTTCAATAGGAAGCCGTAAACCCAAAAGGGTTTTTAAGGGCAAAAAGATGCCCGGAAGAATGGGCGGGGAAAATGTTACTGTTCAAAATTTAGAGGTTGAAAGGATTATTCCTGATAAGAATCTGATTCTGATAAAAGGAGCTGTTCCCGGAGCAAAGGGAGGCTTAATTTTTATAAAAAAGGCTGTTAAGGTATGA
- a CDS encoding 50S ribosomal protein L4, protein MSSIAVLNSENKKVKEIDFLPKVSLEKVNLSVVQQAVINRLANSRKGTASTKDRSEVNYSTVKLYRQKGTGRARAGSRKSPVRVGGGTIFGPKPRDYSYSIPKKARRKAVRSVISEKYRNGDILVVEDINLGEIKTKALRKMLDGFGVSSSALILMGERDEILRKSARNLPDVRVLNINNINTYDLLNHKKLIIKEKDLAHLEEMLG, encoded by the coding sequence ATGAGTTCAATAGCTGTATTAAATTCAGAAAACAAAAAAGTTAAGGAAATTGACTTTCTGCCAAAGGTTTCACTGGAAAAGGTGAATCTTTCTGTGGTGCAGCAGGCAGTAATAAACAGGCTTGCCAACTCCAGGAAAGGAACAGCATCAACAAAGGACCGTTCAGAGGTAAATTACAGTACTGTTAAACTCTACAGACAGAAAGGAACAGGCAGAGCAAGAGCAGGCTCCAGAAAGTCTCCTGTGAGGGTTGGAGGCGGAACAATTTTCGGGCCAAAGCCAAGGGATTACTCTTACAGCATTCCAAAGAAGGCAAGGAGAAAGGCTGTACGCTCTGTTATATCTGAAAAATACAGGAATGGGGATATTTTGGTTGTAGAGGATATAAATCTTGGGGAGATCAAGACAAAGGCTTTAAGAAAGATGCTTGACGGATTTGGAGTGAGCAGTTCAGCCTTGATTCTGATGGGAGAACGGGATGAGATTTTGAGAAAATCGGCAAGGAATCTCCCTGATGTCAGGGTTTTAAATATTAATAATATAAACACCTATGATCTTTTAAATCATAAGAAATTAATCATAAAAGAAAAAGACCTTGCTCATTTAGAGGAGATGTTAGGCTAA
- a CDS encoding 50S ribosomal protein L23, with amino-acid sequence MKLNPHNIIKSPIVTEKSNIIKDSLNKVVFAVDKGANKVQVKNAVQYLFKVKIDRVHLMNVKGKTKNFGRFHGKRPDWKKAIITLKEGEKIELFEGA; translated from the coding sequence ATGAAGCTCAATCCCCATAATATAATTAAGTCACCTATAGTAACAGAGAAGAGCAATATTATTAAGGACAGTTTAAATAAGGTTGTATTTGCTGTTGACAAAGGTGCAAATAAAGTTCAGGTAAAAAATGCTGTTCAGTATCTTTTTAAAGTCAAGATTGACAGGGTTCATCTGATGAATGTTAAGGGAAAAACAAAAAATTTCGGAAGATTTCATGGGAAAAGGCCTGACTGGAAAAAAGCAATTATAACTCTCAAGGAAGGGGAAAAGATAGAGCTTTTTGAGGGAGCGTAA
- a CDS encoding 50S ribosomal protein L2: MPLKSYSPTSPGRRFQTSVDFGEITRKKPEKSLLLPIKKTGGRNSYGRITSRYIGGGHKRAYRLIDFKRDKAGIPGRVDSIEYDPNRSCFIALIVYKDGEKRYILAPLKLKVGEGVESGSDAEVKDGNAMQIKNMPLGSVIHNIELTPGKGGQIARSAGSYAQLIAKEGKFAHLRLPSGEIRLVNANCCATFGQLGNIDHENASMGKAGRNRWLGIKPRNRGVTMNPVDHPHGGGEGKTSGGRHPCTPWGKPTKGYKTVRKKKTDIYILKKRK; the protein is encoded by the coding sequence ATGCCATTAAAATCATATAGCCCGACTTCTCCTGGCAGAAGATTTCAGACTTCGGTTGATTTTGGTGAAATCACCAGGAAAAAACCTGAAAAATCATTGCTTCTTCCAATAAAAAAGACTGGCGGAAGAAACAGTTATGGAAGAATAACGAGCAGGTATATAGGAGGAGGGCATAAAAGGGCTTACCGCTTAATAGATTTTAAAAGGGATAAAGCAGGAATACCGGGAAGGGTGGACTCAATAGAGTATGACCCTAACAGGTCATGCTTCATTGCTCTTATTGTTTATAAGGATGGGGAGAAGAGGTATATTTTGGCTCCGCTAAAACTCAAAGTCGGAGAGGGAGTGGAATCAGGCTCTGATGCTGAGGTCAAAGACGGCAATGCAATGCAAATTAAAAATATGCCTCTTGGATCTGTCATCCATAATATAGAACTTACACCCGGAAAAGGCGGACAGATAGCAAGAAGTGCCGGAAGCTATGCGCAACTTATAGCAAAAGAGGGAAAATTTGCACATTTGAGGCTTCCCTCAGGAGAGATAAGGCTTGTAAATGCTAATTGCTGTGCAACTTTCGGACAGCTTGGAAACATAGACCACGAAAATGCTTCTATGGGTAAAGCAGGAAGAAACAGATGGCTTGGCATAAAACCAAGAAACAGGGGTGTTACAATGAATCCTGTTGACCATCCCCACGGTGGTGGCGAAGGGAAAACTTCCGGAGGAAGGCATCCGTGTACACCATGGGGTAAGCCAACAAAAGGATATAAAACTGTTAGAAAGAAGAAGACAGATATTTATATTCTGAAAAAGAGAAAATAA
- a CDS encoding 30S ribosomal protein S19 has product MSRSIKKGPYIDEKLQKKIKSLQDSGEQKVIKSWARNSTVVPEFVGYTIAIHNGKKFIPVYVTENMVGHKLGEFAPTRIFKSHSSTSKTEKTTKVS; this is encoded by the coding sequence ATGTCTAGGTCAATAAAAAAAGGTCCATATATTGATGAAAAGCTTCAGAAAAAAATTAAATCTCTGCAGGATAGCGGGGAACAGAAAGTAATAAAAAGCTGGGCAAGAAATTCTACAGTCGTGCCTGAGTTTGTTGGTTACACCATTGCCATTCATAACGGCAAAAAATTTATTCCCGTCTATGTGACAGAAAATATGGTTGGACATAAACTCGGTGAGTTTGCTCCAACAAGGATTTTTAAGAGTCATAGCAGCACCAGCAAAACTGAAAAAACAACAAAGGTAAGTTAA
- a CDS encoding 50S ribosomal protein L22 translates to MEARAILRFIRVAPRKARLVVDLIRGKMVNEALAILDFSPKYVSPLLKKVLNSAVSNAMKIAENKNSKIDLDKLFIKSVNVDEGPMLKRYMPRAMGRATLIRKRTSHIKIVLGEVSRSS, encoded by the coding sequence ATCGAGGCAAGAGCAATACTGCGGTTCATCAGGGTTGCTCCAAGAAAAGCAAGGCTTGTTGTGGACCTGATAAGAGGGAAGATGGTAAACGAAGCCCTGGCAATCCTGGATTTCTCACCTAAGTATGTTTCTCCTTTGCTTAAAAAAGTACTCAATTCGGCTGTATCTAATGCTATGAAAATTGCAGAAAACAAGAATTCCAAGATTGATTTGGATAAATTATTTATAAAGAGTGTAAACGTTGATGAAGGACCTATGCTTAAACGCTATATGCCAAGGGCAATGGGCAGGGCAACTTTAATAAGAAAAAGGACAAGTCATATAAAAATAGTTTTAGGGGAAGTTTCCAGAAGTTCTTAA
- a CDS encoding 30S ribosomal protein S3, producing the protein MGQKVHPIGFRLGINKTWDSKWFAKKNYAKFLHEDLKIRKFVKNRLERAGVSRVEIERASDNLRVNIYSARPGIIIGKKGLEVDRLKEDLKKFISKSISITININEIKRAEIDAQLVAENVALQLERRVAFRRAMKKNVSSALRFGAQGIKVTCAGRLGGAEIARTEWFREGRVPLHTIRADIDYGVAEARTTYGVIGVKVWIFKGEILSEYTKEPKVKPGKGEAFQS; encoded by the coding sequence TTGGGACAGAAAGTTCATCCTATAGGTTTCAGATTAGGAATAAACAAGACTTGGGACTCAAAATGGTTTGCTAAAAAGAATTATGCCAAGTTTTTACACGAAGATTTAAAAATTCGTAAATTCGTAAAAAACAGGCTTGAAAGGGCCGGGGTTTCCAGAGTTGAGATTGAAAGAGCTTCTGACAATTTAAGAGTGAATATCTACTCTGCAAGGCCTGGGATAATTATTGGGAAAAAGGGTTTAGAGGTTGACAGACTTAAGGAAGACCTCAAAAAGTTTATTTCAAAAAGCATAAGCATAACCATAAACATTAACGAGATAAAAAGGGCTGAGATAGATGCGCAGCTTGTTGCTGAAAATGTTGCCTTACAGCTTGAGAGAAGGGTTGCTTTCAGAAGGGCAATGAAAAAAAATGTTTCATCTGCCCTGAGGTTTGGCGCTCAGGGGATAAAGGTGACCTGCGCCGGAAGACTTGGAGGGGCAGAGATAGCCAGGACCGAATGGTTCAGGGAGGGAAGGGTTCCGCTTCATACAATAAGGGCTGATATTGACTACGGAGTTGCTGAAGCAAGAACAACATACGGTGTTATTGGCGTGAAGGTGTGGATTTTCAAGGGAGAAATATTGTCTGAATATACAAAAGAGCCAAAGGTTAAACCCGGTAAAGGAGAAGCCTTTCAGTCTTGA